In a single window of the Melissococcus plutonius ATCC 35311 genome:
- a CDS encoding tail protein gives MENYSVEAILTAVDTNFTATIKNAQEIVTSLTETINQTTFSISEMTGSIGVFNLLGQSAALVKESLEGMIACFSEFSQSATIFQELGTNILEMGNTIQTLTNGITLLPALLNTASESVNQLVLAFQAMNQASVSVTVLSNTMLTFQTICSAVIQSIDQYTNSLSATATMITAWNELQLLMGVMLDQLAEKFTATFTIIQGGLSQVLQSGIAIINLFIGKITEFTMSLVLMNTTFTTIVSGMGNNLKTVSNAMTPIQTMMKGITDFLGKITNLIKGFTDLGKAIEALFTFIGVAEPVVLLVTVIVALVAAVIYLWNINEGFRDAIITAWTTIINFLQPAITAISDFIQQIFGNLLAWWQENQQTILSVIQTVWTIISTVIQTILSNVLAIVSGIFNQIKNVINLVMGVIKGIITTVLSLISGDWSGVLAGIQMIIGAFGTYITSTFDNFMSTAKEIVSNIIDGIKAVFESIKDIDLLKTGKAIMDGFLDGLKSAWEAVKKFVGGIGKWIKDHKGPIRYDAKLLIPAGQSIMSSLNDGLINGFKDVEKTITGMTDTIQDNLAVMSSIEFGSNLESLDSKMSTQVEHKFAQENNNKPAVFNIQLGNQQFKAFVHDISDVMGGEMAINMQF, from the coding sequence AAGCAATTCTTACGGCGGTAGATACCAATTTTACTGCAACAATAAAAAATGCCCAGGAAATTGTAACTAGTTTAACAGAGACAATTAATCAAACGACATTTTCAATTTCTGAAATGACAGGAAGTATCGGAGTATTCAATTTATTAGGACAGAGCGCTGCTTTGGTAAAAGAGTCACTTGAAGGCATGATTGCATGTTTTAGTGAATTTAGTCAATCTGCAACCATTTTTCAGGAATTGGGTACTAATATTCTAGAGATGGGAAATACAATTCAAACACTTACCAATGGAATCACCCTATTACCTGCATTGTTAAATACAGCATCTGAGAGTGTCAATCAGTTAGTTTTAGCCTTCCAAGCAATGAATCAAGCTTCAGTAAGCGTAACTGTCTTAAGTAATACAATGCTGACATTTCAGACAATTTGTAGTGCAGTGATTCAATCAATAGATCAATATACGAATAGTTTAAGTGCAACAGCTACAATGATTACTGCTTGGAATGAATTGCAATTACTGATGGGCGTTATGTTAGACCAATTGGCTGAAAAATTTACAGCAACCTTTACTATTATTCAAGGTGGATTATCGCAAGTATTGCAAAGTGGCATTGCAATCATTAACTTGTTCATTGGTAAAATCACAGAATTTACGATGTCCTTAGTACTAATGAATACGACATTTACAACTATTGTTAGTGGGATGGGTAATAATCTTAAAACAGTTTCTAATGCAATGACACCTATTCAAACCATGATGAAGGGAATTACAGATTTCTTAGGTAAGATAACAAATCTGATCAAGGGATTTACCGATCTAGGAAAAGCAATTGAAGCTTTATTTACTTTTATTGGTGTAGCAGAACCAGTTGTACTGCTTGTTACAGTTATTGTTGCGTTGGTTGCAGCAGTTATCTATCTTTGGAATATCAATGAAGGATTTCGCGATGCAATTATTACTGCTTGGACGACAATTATTAATTTTTTACAGCCAGCTATTACTGCAATTTCAGACTTTATTCAACAAATATTTGGTAATTTACTAGCTTGGTGGCAGGAAAATCAACAAACCATTCTTTCAGTTATTCAAACGGTTTGGACGATTATTTCAACAGTTATTCAAACAATATTGAGTAATGTTTTAGCCATTGTTAGTGGTATTTTTAATCAAATAAAAAATGTTATTAATTTGGTAATGGGTGTTATCAAGGGAATCATCACAACCGTTTTATCTCTTATTAGCGGTGATTGGTCTGGTGTTCTTGCAGGAATTCAAATGATAATTGGCGCTTTTGGCACGTATATTACATCAACCTTTGATAATTTTATGAGTACAGCTAAAGAAATAGTCAGCAATATTATTGATGGAATTAAGGCTGTTTTTGAATCCATAAAAGATATTGACCTATTAAAAACTGGTAAAGCCATTATGGATGGGTTTTTAGATGGCTTGAAATCGGCCTGGGAGGCAGTGAAAAAATTTGTTGGTGGCATAGGAAAGTGGATCAAAGATCATAAAGGACCAATTCGGTATGACGCAAAATTATTAATTCCAGCTGGGCAATCCATTATGAGCAGTTTAAATGATGGATTAATCAATGGATTTAAAGATGTAGAAAAAACCATCACAGGAATGACAGACACCATTCAAGACAACCTAGCAGTCATGTCATCAATAGAGTTCGGAAGCAATTTAGAAAGCTTGGATAGTAAAATGAGCACGCAAGTTGAACATAAATTTGCCCAAGAAAATAATAATAAGCCGGCAGTTTTTAACATTCAACTTGGAAATCAACAGTTTAAGGCATTTGTCCATGATATCTCTGATGTTATGGGTGGAGAAATGGCGATTAACATGCAATTTTAG
- a CDS encoding distal tail protein Dit, giving the protein MYSFKDPNIEKKFYEPSLPKSAMNYDGVWLEEVIEGYRTLTVSGREMLAIEIQSDNTQVGSIISSQQLSARTLKISYQITNKDAENLLINYRWLMEHLYREKDVPIYFNDECDILYYGRYSGSDEVPGDRYMFTSSFDIYCSDPRKYSQKVFSVPSQILSHLAYKTYPSKIKVSIETNNDLEISNGEQKIKITNRKLNPNDLVVIDFNEGKVFVNNIDRTNWLDLASDFENFELKQNQKITCTNGKLHLEYR; this is encoded by the coding sequence ATGTATTCTTTTAAAGATCCAAATATTGAAAAGAAATTTTATGAGCCATCCTTACCAAAATCTGCCATGAATTACGATGGTGTATGGCTGGAAGAAGTAATTGAAGGATACCGAACACTAACCGTATCAGGTAGAGAAATGCTTGCGATTGAAATTCAATCAGATAATACACAAGTTGGTTCAATTATTTCTTCTCAGCAATTATCTGCTAGAACGTTAAAAATTAGCTATCAGATAACAAATAAGGATGCTGAAAATTTATTAATCAATTACCGTTGGTTAATGGAACACTTATATAGAGAAAAAGACGTACCAATCTATTTTAATGATGAGTGCGATATTCTTTATTATGGCCGTTATTCAGGAAGTGATGAGGTTCCAGGTGATCGATATATGTTTACTTCAAGTTTTGATATTTATTGTTCTGATCCTAGAAAATATAGTCAAAAAGTATTCAGTGTACCTAGCCAGATTTTAAGTCATCTTGCTTATAAAACCTATCCATCAAAAATAAAAGTCTCCATTGAGACAAATAACGACTTAGAAATTAGTAATGGGGAACAAAAGATAAAAATCACGAATAGAAAGTTGAATCCAAATGATCTGGTTGTAATTGATTTTAATGAAGGAAAAGTATTTGTTAATAACATAGATCGAACAAACTGGCTAGATTTAGCAAGTGATTTTGAAAATTTTGAATTAAAACAGAATCAAAAGATTACTTGTACAAATGGAAAACTACACTTAGAGTATCGTTAG